From Halotia branconii CENA392, the proteins below share one genomic window:
- a CDS encoding photosystem II reaction center protein T encodes MESVAYILILTLAVGVLFFAIAFREPPRIENKKDE; translated from the coding sequence ATGGAAAGCGTTGCGTACATCTTAATTTTGACATTGGCAGTAGGTGTTCTATTCTTTGCGATCGCATTCCGCGAACCCCCCCGCATAGAAAACAAAAAAGACGAATAG
- the psbB gene encoding photosystem II chlorophyll-binding protein CP47 yields the protein MGLPWYRVHTVVLNDPGRLISVHLMHTALVAGWAGSMALYELAIYDPSDPVLNPMWRQGMFVLPFMSRLGVTQSWGGWSVTSATATDPGFWSFEGVAAAHIVLSGLLFLAAVWHWVYWDLELFRDPRSGEPALDLPKMFGIHLFLSGLLCFGFGAFHLTGLFGPGMWISDPYGITGSVQAVAPEWGPAGFNPYNPGGVAAHHIAAGVVGIIAGLFHLTVRPPERLYKALRMGNIETVLSSSIAAVFFAAFVVAGTMWYGSATTPIELFGPTRYQWDQNYFAQEINRRVQSNVASGDSLSEAWSKIPEKLAFYDYVGNSPAKGGLFRTGPMVKGDGIAQSWQGHAVFTDAEGRELTVRRLPNFFETFPVLLTDADGVIRADIPFRRAESKYSFEQTGVTVSFYGGNLDGKTITNPADVKKYARKAQGGEIFEFDRETLNSDGVFRTSPRGWFTFGHAVFALLFFFGHLWHGSRTIYRDVFAGVDADLEEQVEWGLFQKVGDKTTRRTEV from the coding sequence ATGGGACTACCCTGGTACCGAGTACATACAGTCGTTCTGAACGATCCAGGGCGACTGATTTCTGTACACTTGATGCATACAGCCTTGGTGGCAGGCTGGGCTGGTTCAATGGCATTGTACGAACTAGCTATTTATGACCCCAGCGATCCGGTTCTTAACCCGATGTGGCGGCAGGGGATGTTCGTTCTACCCTTCATGTCACGTTTAGGCGTTACTCAATCTTGGGGTGGTTGGAGCGTAACTAGTGCAACTGCAACCGACCCTGGCTTCTGGTCATTTGAAGGTGTAGCCGCAGCTCACATTGTTCTTTCTGGTTTGTTGTTCCTAGCTGCCGTTTGGCACTGGGTTTATTGGGATTTGGAACTCTTTAGAGATCCTCGTAGTGGTGAACCTGCTTTAGACTTGCCAAAAATGTTTGGCATTCACCTGTTCTTATCTGGTCTACTTTGTTTTGGTTTTGGTGCTTTTCACCTCACTGGGCTATTTGGGCCAGGGATGTGGATTTCTGACCCCTACGGCATCACTGGCAGTGTCCAGGCAGTAGCACCAGAATGGGGGCCGGCCGGGTTTAACCCATATAACCCTGGTGGTGTTGCTGCTCACCACATTGCTGCCGGCGTTGTTGGCATTATTGCTGGTTTATTCCATCTCACAGTCCGACCACCCGAACGGCTTTACAAAGCCCTGCGGATGGGTAACATTGAAACCGTACTTTCTAGTAGTATTGCTGCGGTGTTCTTTGCTGCCTTCGTCGTCGCTGGTACGATGTGGTACGGTAGCGCAACAACACCAATTGAACTGTTTGGCCCTACCCGCTATCAATGGGATCAAAACTACTTTGCTCAAGAGATTAATCGCCGCGTGCAATCTAATGTTGCTAGTGGTGACAGCCTTTCTGAAGCTTGGTCAAAAATTCCTGAAAAACTCGCTTTTTATGATTATGTCGGCAATAGCCCCGCAAAAGGCGGTCTATTCCGTACAGGGCCAATGGTCAAAGGTGATGGCATTGCCCAATCTTGGCAAGGTCACGCTGTATTTACAGATGCTGAAGGACGGGAATTGACAGTACGTCGTCTCCCCAACTTCTTTGAAACCTTCCCAGTGCTTTTGACTGACGCTGATGGAGTTATCCGTGCTGATATTCCCTTCCGTCGCGCAGAATCTAAATACAGTTTTGAACAAACTGGTGTCACCGTCAGCTTCTATGGTGGCAACTTAGATGGCAAAACCATTACAAATCCAGCTGATGTGAAGAAATATGCCCGTAAAGCTCAAGGTGGTGAAATCTTTGAATTTGACCGAGAAACTTTGAACTCTGACGGTGTATTCCGCACCAGTCCCAGAGGTTGGTTTACCTTTGGACACGCTGTATTCGCTCTATTATTCTTCTTTGGTCATCTCTGGCATGGTTCTCGGACAATTTACCGAGATGTATTTGCTGGTGTTGATGCGGATCTAGAAGAGCAAGTTGAGTGGGGTCTGTTCCAGAAAGTGGGTGACAAGACAACCCGCCGTACCGAAGTTTAA
- the hetI gene encoding 4'-phosphopantetheinyl transferase HetI: MSGLNCMWLSAPTDLTLLPNDVHIWRIELDRPEAQLENLAATLSSDELTRAHRFHFQEHRQRFIAGRGILRQILGSYLGIEPQQVQFDYQHRGKPVLADTLASTGLFFNLSHSQGLALCAVNCDRLIGVDLEYIRPMSDVEALAQRFFLPREYDLMRSLPAEQKQEIFFRYWTCKEAYLKATGEGIAQLEKIEIVLTPTEPARLQTIKDWSLLEIVPAENYLAAVAVAGFGWQLKCWQY, translated from the coding sequence ATGAGTGGTCTTAATTGTATGTGGCTGTCTGCACCAACAGATTTAACTTTATTACCGAATGATGTTCATATCTGGCGAATTGAACTTGACCGACCTGAAGCACAGCTAGAGAATTTGGCCGCAACTCTTTCTAGTGATGAACTAACTCGCGCTCACAGGTTTCATTTTCAAGAACATCGCCAGCGTTTTATTGCAGGTCGCGGAATCCTTCGCCAGATATTGGGTAGCTATTTAGGTATCGAGCCGCAACAAGTACAGTTTGATTATCAACACCGTGGAAAGCCAGTATTAGCAGATACTTTGGCTAGTACTGGACTATTTTTTAACTTGTCTCACTCGCAAGGGTTAGCTCTGTGTGCGGTGAATTGCGATCGCCTAATCGGTGTAGATTTAGAATATATCCGCCCGATGTCTGATGTGGAGGCTTTGGCGCAAAGATTCTTTTTACCTAGAGAATATGATCTCATGCGATCGCTTCCTGCTGAGCAAAAGCAAGAAATATTTTTCCGTTACTGGACTTGCAAGGAAGCTTACTTAAAAGCCACTGGCGAAGGAATAGCGCAATTAGAAAAAATTGAAATAGTACTAACTCCTACAGAACCAGCTAGGTTGCAGACAATCAAAGACTGGAGTCTTTTAGAAATAGTACCTGCTGAGAATTATCTTGCTGCTGTTGCTGTGGCAGGTTTCGGTTGGCAATTGAAATGCTGGCAATATTAA